DNA sequence from the Halalkalibaculum roseum genome:
AGTGGCATCCAGTTCATCTTCCAATTCGGACTCCACGTGCGAACGGTTATGGTAGCAAATATTCATGCCGAATGCTTTGGCCCTGCGTGCAAGTGCGGTGCCGATTCGTCCCATCCCTACGATGCCCAGTGTATTGCCATTGAGCTCCATGCCTAAAAAGCCAAGAGGCTCCCATCCCTCAAATTTACCTGCTTTCAGGTAGTCTTGAGCTTCAACAATTTTTCTTGCGACAGCAAGCAGAAGTGCCATACCGAGATCAGCGCTGCTTTGGGTCAGCACATCGGGTGTGTTAGCTACTTTTACATCATTCTTTTTCGCCGCTTCCAGGTCAATATTATTATAACCTACAGCATGGTTGGCAATGATTTTCAGTTTACTGCCCGCTTCTATGACTCGTGCAGTAACTGGATTCGAAAGCATAGGTAACAGGGCGTCATAATTGGGTATCGCCTTTACCAGCTGTTCCTCATTATTAAAATCGCCTCTTTTTCCGACATCCACACGGAAATGGTTCTCCAGTCTTTGGACAACCGATTCAACAATGGGTTCGGTAATAAGGACGCGATACGACATTGTACCTATTTAATTGGATATGTGTGTTCATTAATCGTGACGCTGGAAATCTCTGAGAGCACATCGGCGGAAATTCCTGAATGTATATACGAGTAGGAAGTCAGCACCTGAGCGCACATTTGGTCGGTTTCTCTCCAGGCTTCGAGGGTAATATGGACGGACCCCTGAACCAATGAATCGGTAGCTGAGGCCAGGTGGGTGCAGGCATCTGGGAAGCTTCCTGAAATCAGCAATGCCCTTCGGTTTTCGTAGGTTATGGCTTGAACAGAATCTACGTAAATAGTTGATTCCTCTACATTCTGATCACCGGGCGGGTTTAGGCTTACTAGGTTCTGTATATCCATATCCCGGTTACTGTTCTTTTCTGAGGAGGCACAGGCAGATAGCAATAAGGTTGTAAGTAATAGCAGTAAGAACGTTCTCATTGAGCGGCTTTGGTGTCCTCCACTTTAATGATTTCTGCGTCATTCCACATCTTTTCCAGCGCATAGTATTCGCGCAACTCTTTCTTAAATATGTGAACCACAACATTCACGTAATCAAGGATAACCCATCTGCGGCTGTCGCGTCCTTCTTCTTTCCAAGGTTTCTCACCCAGCTGTTCATTGGTTTGCTTTACAACGCTGTCAGCAATAGCCTTGATCTGTACATCGGTTGCGGCGTGGCAAATGACAAACTTATCCGCCAGTGTGGTCAACTCATGAACGTCCAGAATGGTAATATCTTCGGCTTTCTTATCCAGTAGCCCTTCAGAGATGGCTTCAATAAGTTTTTGTGAATCTGCCGTTTTATTTTCGTTGACGCTTTTAAATTGTTGATCAGGCTTTTGAGCTTTTTGGGGCATATACGAATTAATTGAGGTTGAGTGAGTTATAGTCAGAACCGATTACAATCGTGGCATCCAGATAAAAATCATCCGAAGCCTCCACGAGAATATTTTCGGCGTTAATGCCGAGTGCTTTGGCTACCCGCTCGGCGTTGTCAGTGTTATAAGTACGGGAAATAATTATAGTTTCCTGCATATCAAAATTGTCGAAATTGCCGGTCTCGACAACATCAAATCCATTTTTTCGAAGTGCTGAAGTAAACTGATTTGCCAGTCCGGCAACACCGCATCCATTTAAAACTTCAAGCTGAATGATATCGCCAATTAATTGAGGCTGCTCTTCTGCGCGTTCATTTTGGATGCGAGGGTACACTACCCGCGTAAAGAGACCGAAAATCAACAGAAAGAGCAGTAAACTTAAAAATCCTATAACAGCGTTAAGTACAAATGTGTTTGAGTCTTTCTTGTTGGCCATTAATTAATGGAAGTTCCGTCAGTAATTTGAATCGTAGAATGAGTTATAGAATGGATTATAGCGGTCGTTGTAATAACCGTATCGACTGTAGGCAGGAACCTGCTGAAAACTAATACTGATATTACTCTTTTCACTAAGCTGGTAATTAAGTTCGGCATTCCTGACTACGAAATCCACACCCGCACCGTTACCATTACCATATCCGTTCAGATAGCTGTTTCCGAAAGGTGAATGTAGCAGCGAA
Encoded proteins:
- the rsfS gene encoding ribosome silencing factor — protein: MPQKAQKPDQQFKSVNENKTADSQKLIEAISEGLLDKKAEDITILDVHELTTLADKFVICHAATDVQIKAIADSVVKQTNEQLGEKPWKEEGRDSRRWVILDYVNVVVHIFKKELREYYALEKMWNDAEIIKVEDTKAAQ
- a CDS encoding 2-hydroxyacid dehydrogenase; protein product: MSYRVLITEPIVESVVQRLENHFRVDVGKRGDFNNEEQLVKAIPNYDALLPMLSNPVTARVIEAGSKLKIIANHAVGYNNIDLEAAKKNDVKVANTPDVLTQSSADLGMALLLAVARKIVEAQDYLKAGKFEGWEPLGFLGMELNGNTLGIVGMGRIGTALARRAKAFGMNICYHNRSHVESELEDELDATYMKSVRELAEKCDVLSLNCPLTDETHHLVNRDILAAMPDHAIIINTARGPVIDEEALAEALHSGIIGGAGLDVFENEPEVHPRILNAPNCVITPHIASATHQSRKSIGMLAADAIIGVLQGKPDSDIPNLIQL
- a CDS encoding LytR C-terminal domain-containing protein; protein product: MANKKDSNTFVLNAVIGFLSLLLFLLIFGLFTRVVYPRIQNERAEEQPQLIGDIIQLEVLNGCGVAGLANQFTSALRKNGFDVVETGNFDNFDMQETIIISRTYNTDNAERVAKALGINAENILVEASDDFYLDATIVIGSDYNSLNLN